In Nocardia asteroides, the following proteins share a genomic window:
- a CDS encoding MCE family protein has protein sequence MRTTFVRLAVLAAVAVLAAGCSALPHSLTSLPDRLLGKEETITADFENVAGLYVGNEVSVLGMPVGRVTELVPQGKYVQVHMVVDAEVDLPADVVAALVSPQMITNRHIELTPAYTGGPTLPRGSHIPFGRTRTPVELDRILRNFDDIGKALAGSNTDGPMASRVLFPLLDGNGDRIRETLAALSGAFEVTLANKDQISNAIVRLNDVTQILAENDATVRDFSARLTQLVTLMREQAPGLQAVLAQLNDFVANTSAVVGENEQPLTDALLRLITITAQMRDHARGLTEVVDIAPLFLGNLGNAVSPEAKAVRLHLLTDKSLLDNELLSLFCQRVELRADGCRTGRLEDFGPDFGLFAALLGLTR, from the coding sequence ATGCGCACGACATTCGTCCGCCTGGCCGTGCTGGCCGCTGTCGCCGTCCTGGCTGCGGGCTGCTCCGCGCTGCCGCACAGCCTGACCTCGTTGCCGGACCGGCTGCTCGGCAAGGAAGAGACCATCACGGCGGACTTCGAGAACGTCGCCGGCCTCTACGTCGGCAACGAAGTCTCCGTCCTCGGCATGCCGGTGGGCCGGGTGACCGAGCTCGTGCCGCAAGGAAAGTACGTGCAGGTGCACATGGTCGTCGATGCCGAGGTCGACCTGCCCGCCGACGTGGTCGCGGCGCTGGTCTCGCCCCAGATGATCACTAACCGCCACATCGAACTCACCCCCGCCTACACCGGCGGCCCCACCCTGCCCCGCGGCAGCCACATTCCGTTCGGCCGCACCAGAACGCCCGTCGAGCTGGACCGTATCCTGCGCAATTTCGATGACATCGGAAAGGCGCTGGCGGGCAGCAACACCGACGGCCCGATGGCGAGCCGGGTGCTGTTTCCGCTGCTCGACGGCAACGGTGACCGCATCCGCGAGACCTTGGCCGCGCTCTCCGGGGCCTTCGAGGTGACCTTGGCCAACAAGGATCAGATCTCCAACGCGATCGTCCGGCTCAACGACGTCACCCAGATCCTCGCCGAGAACGACGCGACGGTCCGCGACTTCAGCGCCCGGCTGACCCAGCTGGTCACCCTGATGCGGGAGCAAGCTCCGGGACTCCAGGCGGTCCTCGCCCAGCTCAACGACTTCGTCGCCAACACCAGCGCCGTCGTCGGGGAGAACGAGCAGCCGCTGACGGACGCGCTGCTGCGATTGATCACGATCACCGCGCAGATGCGCGACCACGCACGAGGACTCACCGAGGTCGTCGACATCGCCCCGCTGTTCCTCGGCAACCTGGGCAACGCGGTGAGCCCCGAAGCCAAGGCCGTTCGCCTGCATCTGCTCACGGACAAGAGCCTGCTCGACAACGAACTGCTCTCGCTGTTCTGCCAGCGGGTCGAGCTCCGGGCAGACGGCTGCCGAACCGGCAGGCTCGAGGACTTCGGCCCCGACTTCGGGCTGTTCGCCGCGCTGCTGGGGCTGACCCGATGA